The following are encoded together in the Plasmodium brasilianum strain Bolivian I chromosome 10, whole genome shotgun sequence genome:
- a CDS encoding hypothetical protein (Plasmodium exported protein (PHISTc)), which translates to MRICKIYILSKLYNVIIFAAFYLLLLNLFIVSENDGSEKLLLSQRWERNLGELIPTIRKFFLKDTDIGKDKTVKLHLRTILKHEKHEKDGKIEKHGEHEKDEKHGKHEKDEKHEKDEKLEKHAEHEKDEKHGEHEKNEKHGKLEKHGKHEKHEKDEKKLEKHGEHEKDEKHGKHEKHEKDGKIEKHGEHEKDEKHGKHEKHEKDGKIEKLEKHDKDEKLEKHAEHEKLEKHGKHEKHGKHEKHEKDEKHEEHEKHEKEDKYGNKNESPVIHDVPTDICNHIDAAGTNLTQTQIQDMYSKLDDYQRRHYLKMIDDLYNFTLTYAKNNKISEDYRSKHWWECRNILICNLMKLHRTDEENFIIFQRKEFISAEEFKKFIMDKIKLWEDFTSRKKKMWMGILKGQLKKY; encoded by the exons atgAGAATTTGcaagatatatatactttctaaactttataatgttattatttttgctgCCTTCTATCTGCTGTTATTA AATTTGTTTATTGTATCAGAAAATGATGGAAgcgaaaaattattattgagCCAAAGATGGGAGAGAAATTTAGGTGAGTTAATTCCAActataagaaaattttttttgaaagacACCGATATAGGTAAAGACAAAACAGTAAAACTTCATTTAAGAACTATTCTAAAACATGAAAAACATGAAAAGGATGGAAAGATTGAAAAGCATGGAGAGCatgaaaaagatgaaaagcATGGAAAGCATGAAAAGGATGAAAAACATGAAAAGGATGAAAAGCTTGAAAAGCATGCAGAACATGAAAAAGACGAAAAGCATGGAGAGCatgaaaaaaacgaaaaacaTGGAAAGCTTGAAAAACATGGAAAGCATGAAAAACATGaaaaggatgaaaaaaaGCTTGAAAAACATGGAGAGCATGAAAAAGACGAAAAACATGGAAAGCATGAAAAACATGAAAAGGATGGAAAGATTGAAAAGCATGGAGAGCATGAAAAAGACGAAAAGCATGGAAAGCATGAAAAACATGAAAAGGATGGAAAGATTGAAAAGCTTGAAAAACATGATAAAGATGAAAAGCTTGAAAAACATGCAGAGCATGAAAAGCTTGAAAAACATGGAAAGCATGAAAAACATGGAAAGCAtgaaaaacatgaaaaagaCGAAAAACATGAAGAACAtgaaaaacatgaaaaagaagataaataTGGTAACAAGAATGAAAGCCCTGTTATACATGATGTACCAACTGACATATGTAATCATATTGATGCAGCTGGTACAAATTTAACTCAGACACAAATACAAGATATGTATTCAAAGTTAGATGATTATCAGAGAAGACATTATCTTAAAATGATAGatgatttatataattttactttaacgtatgcaaaaaataataaaatctCAGAAGACTATAGATCTAAACATTGGTGGGAATGCagaaatattcttatatgtAACTTAATGAAATTGCATAGAACAGATGAAgagaattttataatttttcaaagaaaagaatttatttcagcagaagaatttaaaaaatttataatggataaaataaaattatgggAAGACTTTACCTccagaaagaaaaaaatgtggATGGGTATTTTAAAAGGTCAACTAAAGAAGTACTAA
- a CDS encoding early transcribed membrane protein — translation MKFSKVYTVIAVIFAVKLINPTLCDQVSTNTGPVNNKANSGTTSTPATPSKSDSPNSPSVNSPSTNSASTNSVPSTTASLSSLSASPPTADESDKVIDKINEELEKKKKKKKVCILSAAATAMALLLGSALGFGIYKHKKGSKQKV, via the coding sequence atgaaattctCTAAAGTGTATACAGTTATTGCCGTTATCTTTGCCgttaaattaataaaccCAACCCTTTGTGATCAGGTAAGTACCAATACGGGTCCCGTCAATAACAAGGCAAATAGTGGAACTACGAGTACTCCAGCAACACCTTCAAAGTCTGATTCACCAAATTCACCTTCAGTAAATTCCCCATCGACTAATTCCGCATCGACAAATTCAGTGCCTTCAACTACAGCTTCATTAAGTTCACTTTCAGCATCACCACCAACAGCTGATGAAAGTGATAAAGTAattgataaaattaatgaagaacttgaaaagaaaaagaagaaaaagaaagtatGTATATTGTCAGCAGCAGCCACGGCAATGGCTCTTCTATTAGGAAGTGCATTAGGTTTCGGAATTTATAAGCACAAGAAAGGATCCAAACAAAAGGTGTGA